The window CAGACCGGTAAGAAATGGCCATCCGCCAAAGAAGTAAACGACGGTTGATAACGCAGCTAAAATCCAGCTGTCACCGGTGAATCTCCAGTCCACACCCAGAAAATCCTGAATCATTGGAGAGAGCGCCATGATCGGAATTGTGAGTGCAAGCACCCACCAGAATCGAAATTTAAAGTCCTGCACCATCATTTTGTGGTGTTCATGATGGGAGTGCCCTTCATGGCCATCATGATCATGGTTTTGTTCCTTATCCTTACTATGCTCACTATGATTGTGACCTTCGTGATTATGGTCTATGTGATTGTGGTGTTGGTGGTCCATGTTTTACTCCGTTTTCATTAAATCGTTTGTTGCTTATCGGGATGACCAGTGAATGGCTGCTATCTTCCAACCCGAACCTTCCTTTTTCAATACAGCCAGTTCAAGTGAGGTCAGGTCAATTTCTCTCTCAGAATACGTTCCTTTCATGGAGCTAACCGTGCTTACCCATGCTGTATTCCCCTCAATGCTGATTTTTTGAGTTAGTATCTCACGGTTCATAGCCTTCAGAAATTTACCATCAGAGTGAAAGTGATGGGAAAGATATTCTTCCTCCGTTTCCAGTCCGCTGCCTTCCAGTATCAAGACATCATCAGCCATTACATTTGATGCGGCCTCAGAATCATTTTCAATAATGGCGGTTTTAAAGTTGTCAAGTGCTTCTAAAACCTTGGTTTCTTTTTGGTTTGTTTGAGCCATCACGGTTCCTGATAAAAACACAAGAACAGCGAATATTTTTATAAAGGATTTCATTGAGGTAGTTTTTTAGAGTTGCGTCATTTCAATTTTAGATATGAGAAGAGATCCACTGCCAACTAATTTTATACCCACTGCCCCACTTTCGGGAACATCTCCGTGACCGTGAACTTTCATTTCTCTGTTAATGTATCCGCGAAAATGAGTCTCATCTGCCACTACACGTAGAAATAACAGACCATCGGTTTCATAGGTGCCTTCTTCAAAAATGATGGTTTCACCGTTTTGGATTCTGCCCTGACGAATAATCCCATCCGAATTCAGTGAAACAAAATCATAATTATTTGCATCCTGCAGGTGATGAATGAGTTCTATTTCTCCATCTAAATCATCCAGATTGAGGTAGTAATCAACTTGTATGTTTTGGTATGATTGATGGGTAACAAATAGATTCGCTTGCCCGGAAGCTTGAAGCTGTAGTAGCGGATTGCCACTCGAAGTTATAGTTGGCTTTAATGCCTGTAAAGAACCTTCCACCCAGTGAAAATTAGTGATGAGGTCACTGACTGAATTTGAGTTGATCTCCCAGGTCCAGTCTCCATTATCTTTTGAAATAAAAGAGGATGGAACAGTAGTACTGTCGGTGACTTCAGATGGGGCTGATTCTTCTTGTTGTAATAATTGACCGGTTCCGGCTCCATATCCATATACCATTTTACCACCATACTCCGCGGTTTCAAACACCATAAATAATCCCGGAAGCACTGTAATGAATGCAATGATCTTAAAGCTCTTTTTTTCAAAAAGATCAAACCAATGAAAGGCGATTCTCAATAGAGTGTATATAACAAAGAACCAAAGCAGGTACTCCGCCCAGTCAGCATGCTCACTTAGTACCGATTGAGCTTCTGTAGGTAAAAAGACGCTATCTGCAGCTAATGTACCACTATAGTAGGTGATCCCGGCGAACAGCGTGCCTGCTACATAAAGGATGGTACTCTTTGTTTCATCCCACCATTTTTCTTGAATAAAAAGGGATACAAAATTAGCCAATGCAGCCGTCACTAATAGCGCAATGGGAAAATGAACGATCAGTGGGTGAATGTTGGGAGCCCAATCGGGCGTAATAAATAGGTACATGTTTTACTAATTTAAGGTTATAGTAATTGGGTGTAGGCAAACAGTGAGAGGCCCACCAGATTTATAAGGATAAATAGGATTACCGCGACTTTTTTCAGCTTTCCTCCACTTTCCATTTCCATCATCTTCATCTCATGGTTTTGCAGATACTTCTTATTGAGCCAGATTAATGCACCGGCAATAAAAGTGAAGACAATATTCATCCAGAATGTGTAATCTATTTTGAATTGGGTTATTTCAGACACAACCCGTGCACTTTCAGGAACGATTCCAAAAGCTGAGAAAAGCCCATTGAGGATCAGGGCTGTTAATACGATACTGATGTACATGATTCCCGCAATGTACAGCGCAACACGCCATCCATAATATTTTGCATTTATATGAACGAGTGGGGGCACCATCAGATCGGAGTAGATAAAGCCCATGATACCTGCAAACAGTACGCCATTTTCATTCAATACGGTAGCCAGAGGGATATTTCCCATCGACCCAATAAAGGTTGATGCGGCTACAAACGGCGCAATAAGGGCATTTTCTACCGCAACGAGCCATCCCGGAAGGTGCTGCGCATCCGCCAGGAAAAGTGCCGTCCAAAACGATTGTGGGACCAGTACAGCCACAAAACCGGCAATGGTAAAGCCTATTAATATATCTTCCCAAGCCATTTTCCAGTCATTGACAAACTTATGACCAACCAATTGCCACCCTTCTTTACTTTTGATCCGTTTCTTCCAATTGAAATCTTCTTCCAGATCACTTCCTTCAGATTCCACTTTTT of the Gracilimonas sediminicola genome contains:
- a CDS encoding YybH family protein, whose protein sequence is MKSFIKIFAVLVFLSGTVMAQTNQKETKVLEALDNFKTAIIENDSEAASNVMADDVLILEGSGLETEEEYLSHHFHSDGKFLKAMNREILTQKISIEGNTAWVSTVSSMKGTYSEREIDLTSLELAVLKKEGSGWKIAAIHWSSR
- a CDS encoding DUF2231 domain-containing protein, whose amino-acid sequence is MYLFITPDWAPNIHPLIVHFPIALLVTAALANFVSLFIQEKWWDETKSTILYVAGTLFAGITYYSGTLAADSVFLPTEAQSVLSEHADWAEYLLWFFVIYTLLRIAFHWFDLFEKKSFKIIAFITVLPGLFMVFETAEYGGKMVYGYGAGTGQLLQQEESAPSEVTDSTTVPSSFISKDNGDWTWEINSNSVSDLITNFHWVEGSLQALKPTITSSGNPLLQLQASGQANLFVTHQSYQNIQVDYYLNLDDLDGEIELIHHLQDANNYDFVSLNSDGIIRQGRIQNGETIIFEEGTYETDGLLFLRVVADETHFRGYINREMKVHGHGDVPESGAVGIKLVGSGSLLISKIEMTQL
- a CDS encoding permease, yielding MESFIQSFGESAKTALGFFWKAGWAFVLGYFVSGMIQAFVPKGKLTKYMGGADFKSISLSTFFGAASSSCSFAALAAARALIKKGAHFIAGVAFMFASTNLVIELGILILIFLGWQYLAAEIVGGLVLIAISSVLIRLTYPKSWMEAARKKVESEGSDLEEDFNWKKRIKSKEGWQLVGHKFVNDWKMAWEDILIGFTIAGFVAVLVPQSFWTALFLADAQHLPGWLVAVENALIAPFVAASTFIGSMGNIPLATVLNENGVLFAGIMGFIYSDLMVPPLVHINAKYYGWRVALYIAGIMYISIVLTALILNGLFSAFGIVPESARVVSEITQFKIDYTFWMNIVFTFIAGALIWLNKKYLQNHEMKMMEMESGGKLKKVAVILFILINLVGLSLFAYTQLL